The sequence AGCGAGAATGAGTGGTCCTCCCACCAGGCAACAACAGCGATGCAATTCCCGATGATGCAACAGTAATCACTATCTTCCTCTCGCCCCTAAGGAAAGCACATATTGCACTCCACAGGTATGTCTTCCCAGTACCACCGTACCCAGAGACAAAAAAAAGCTCGGGCTCCCCGCCTGCACACACTCTACAATCGTCTTATATGCAACCAATTGGTCCTCATTTAAACTATCAAACATAACCAAGGACTGTTTAGACAGAGCACATGCATCATAAGACAGTTCCTCACGAATTAGACGATTATCATCAGACtgcttgtcgggtggtaggtgcgacatatgccaacggatggcttatcattgtgggagccagtaagacaccgccggtgcctggaaacgggataaggcgaagacatgcacgcgggcggatcttacccaggttgggggctctccgtggagataatacccctactcctgctttgcggggtctccgcatgatcactagatcgataagaagctacaagaggctccttgagctgttcggtgggaggaggaagaagggcaaggctagttctcttctctccctatggtggtgtctaagactctatgagatcaaccctttgcatgggtgtcccgggggtttatataggcctaccccccgggggtacaatggtaatccggctgggcacgggccctagccgtcagtgtctatggtcgtcggcttctccgctggctgctggggcccgtcgactggtgggtcccgccggctaccggctcattggtcgacaggccggccccgccgcttgggggtcttgtcgggggctggttactgttgcctcgcctctgatgacgagggctttgtcgaggtaagcatggctacagtgccgccgccttgcgggctctcactgtagccttacctcgtcttgtctccttaatggtgcgcgcgccccgaggaggggagcaagccggctataggaagccggccatgcctcaggccggctgggggaggccaggccgccttcaggcGTCTCTCTGACTGAAGGGGCTCGCCGCCTATGGGCCgtactggcagcccgtcgtggagggcgtcatgatcagcatggcaacagtgccacgccggacgggtgatggccgtCCCGTatggcgtactgtagccatgcgtgctccgagattcgggggtggcatggtccactgttgccacgccccgtcccATCATCGTTCTGGGGGGTGCAGACTTTTAGGGCACGGCCCCTGGCCGCCTGCCAGgggccggcctcttggagtcggtcttcttgggccggcttcttggagtcggtctttccgtggccggcttcttggagtcggccctatcgtggcatcctccaagagagtttagggccgggccgccttccggtagCCGGCCTGTGAGacagccggccggaggaaggcggccctgCGTCTCGGGTGCTTCAAGGCTCGGTCGACCCGTTGTTTTTTctaagggccaaagggagccggttaggctacccgtggtcatttactccgacactgcTCACCTTCGCCAGAGCGAGATGGCAAGTTAAAACTTCTTATATCAGAACCATGTTTCAAGAAAACGTCGACCAACTCGTCAAGAAGCATATTTCTCAATCTTTCAGGAGGAACAACATAGTTTGGATTACCCAGGGCACGACGGAACCCATGCTCGATATCATCGTACATGCTAGCGCATTAACGTTCAAAGAAACCCATCTCATCCTTGATAGAACAATGCATGATCATAGTCACAAATAGTTGTCTAAGTCGATGCCCAAACCCCCAAACAACCGCTTCATCAAACGCTATGTACCACTCGTTATCGACTCCCAACAAACCACGCGCGGCACAAGCCTCTTTAAATGTGTGATAAAGACGACTAGCATATGTTCGAAGATCTTCGAAAGACCTAGCCCCTTTAACAATCATCAAAAGCATGTGCAAGTAATACAACTCACCACTCAAAGGATGTACATAATACACGCGGTCAATCTTTTCACCCCCACCCCTTGGATGCCATGACCTACTTTTAGCATCCCAGCTCCAAGCAGTTGGAAAATCACAATAAGTTAATGAATGGGCATCTTCGAACGTCTCATTCGCAACAAACCATTTAGTAAGCATAGTCTTTCGCAAGAAGTCGGAATCAACAATTTTCGTGAGGTCAGCACCAGCACGATAGTAAACAGTATTCATGCCAGGCATATGAATGGTCAGCCTTTGAACCGACGGCATTTTAAAGTGTATTTAAAACCCACATATGCGCCACAATGCATCGTACTCACATATATACCAACATATCAGATACTCCTGAACCTCATCTACTGTACGACAACCAGATTTAGTCAATTTTTTAGCCTTTCTAACATGACCTTTGAGTAGTCAGCACCTTTGGTGACATACCTAAATAGATATTTCATAACCTGTCTCTTGTTACACCACTCTACATTTATATGTCCCTGAAATTTCTTGAGCATCGCCATATTATAAGGAATAACATGCCTATTGTCAAGGTAATGACCATTTTTATAGACCCTTCGACCGTCGTCACGACGTCGATATAAGGCAAACCCATTATCATCATTGACAGTGGTATCTCTAAAATATTTTGGGAAATATTTAgaacaaacaccctttttcatgCAGACACATTTATCGTTCATTTCACCACACGGACCGTGCATCATAAACTCAGAAACTAAAGCATATCCTAGAGGATCAAGCAATGCATCAGGTATTTCAGCAGATATTAATGAATTAATATTTTCAACACCAATCTCACTGTTGCCCCCTCTCCGCCAGACAAGTATATGCGCGTGTGGCAGCCCACGCTTCTGGAACTCAACAGTATACAGGACTGGAAAGGAAATAAAAAGATAAATCAGCCAGACCAGCAAGCAAAATAAGTAGAAGGCCGGTAAGAAACACCGACCACACACAAAGCACAGCAGCACATAATACCAACTTTAATGGGGCCAAAAGCCCGGCCTGACTTGATCTCGTCCAAATACTCGGCAAGCTTCATGTGATAGACCCTAACAACAACGTCTGTCCTATCAGAAGACGCCTGCCCTGGCTCCAATGCAGCGGTGATCTCAGGCCACTTGGGATTACAAGTGAAAGTGGTAAATACATCTGGTGCACCATGCACCCGACAAACGGCAAGGCCATCATGGAAATTCTCATTAAAATAACGACGACCACCCATGTGACTAGAGGGCACAATGGTCCTCTTTCCAACAGCGTCGCCATCCACACACCCATCACCTACTGCATCGGTAATACCCTGTATGTGCTCTGATCTAAACATGTCCTGATTTCTTATGATATACCGCGGTCTACTCTCATTGATGCATGCGCGCGCATCAACAACGGACTAGGAGGAGAGGAGACCATAGCATATATATGGATTGGGCTGATCACCTTTGTAATGGCACATAAAAAGATAGTAATCTTGCATGGTCATCCTATTCCGACTATTCGTGTCCGAGTCACCACCCCCAGAAGGATATGAAGAAGACGCCTCAACAGACGGACTTCCAGGTGCAGGATCAGGATCTACGGTCCCATCATCCTCACCTTCTTCAGGAACAATCAGGTGAGGAACATCAATCTGGAACCCCCTTTCACCATAAGGAAAAAGCAACGGATATTGCAGAGGAATGAACGCAGTGTTCAGAGAAGGTATCTGCTGCAAACCATCAGAATGACTGCGGACAACAATATCTCGAGAAGACGCCTCTAACGCGAACCCACGACCGACAACCAAAGCAGCAAGCCCAGTAGTTGTAGGCAAGCTAAATTGTTGACTATCACCTTCCGAAGGCCCTATAATACGAATCGAGATATCCTCGATAGGTTCATCACCAAGATCCTCTATCATCTTACTCGCCTCCCTAAAGGTATATACCAATGGGTTAGACTCATTAAGCATATCTCTAAGGCCAACCACAATACTCTCGTCGACCCCCTCCCCCCCAGTAGGCTTATCGTCCGGATTTAAAGCATTCATCCTATGTCTAATCTCATTAGCGGGGTCATGTATGTATAACTCAGCAAACTTAGGAGCATCATCACCGCTGGGCACCAGCGAACCAATATGATGAGACACTTGACCACTGATCTTGAAGATCTTAGGCCCACGACTGCCACCAAAAGAGCGTTCAACAGTAGCACCCATCGAAGTAAAAGCGAACATACAATTGTACTCACGTATAGCCCGGATGAATTTTTTAGCATGAGAAGTACCATCGAATCGAAGGAGCTCCCGGACATACGCCGGGGGATCCTTAAAGGGAGGAATATAGACCTTAGCGCCTTTACAACAGCGATTGT comes from Triticum aestivum cultivar Chinese Spring chromosome 5B, IWGSC CS RefSeq v2.1, whole genome shotgun sequence and encodes:
- the LOC123115157 gene encoding uncharacterized protein — protein: MFRSEHIQGITDAVGDGCVDGDAVGKRTIVPSSHMGGRRYFNENFHDGLAVCRVHGAPDVFTTFTCNPKWPEITAALEPGQASSDRTDVVVRVYHMKLAEYLDEIKSGRAFGPIKVVLYTVEFQKRGLPHAHILVWRRGGNSEIGVENINSLISAEIPDALLDPLGYALVSEFMMHGPCGEMNDKCVCMKKGVCSKYFPKYFRDTTVNDDNGFALYRRRDDGRRVYKNGHYLDNRHVIPYNMAMLKKFQGHINVEWCNKRQVMKYLFRYVTKGADYSKVMLERLKN